The sequence below is a genomic window from Actinomycetota bacterium.
CCCCACGGCTTGAAGTGCACGCCGACGGACCGGGTCCGGAGTGGGTAGCCGAACTCCAACGCGCGGGTGGGCACGGTGACCACGCAGCCGTCGGCGTACTCGGCCGTCTCGATGTCGGTGCCGGCGCGGATGCGGAACGGCGCCCCGAGGTTGACGATGAGCAACGCCCCCGGCATCGGCGGCAGCGTCAGCCGGGCGTACGGCGGCGCACCCTCCAGGTAGTAGAGGTCGTCGATCAGCCCGTCCAGCGGCGGTCGCGGCACTCTGGACACGTACTCCATGCCCACAGTATCGCCGACGCCCCGCCGGCATCGCGCGCCGGGATGGTCCAGCCGCGCTGCCGCCAGCATCGAGCCGGCGCCGATCCCGGACGAGCGCCCGGCCGCGGACATTTGCGTGGGTTACGCGTGCTGCGTGAGCGATGGAGGATTCTCGGCCCTCCAGTGTCGCCCTGCATGGGGGAGGCGCTAAACCAACCCTCTGCTGCGTTACCGTGTCCTGACTACGCGGCCGCGGGCTGTTCGCCGCCAAAGTCGACCTCGTCCAGCGCGGGGTCGAACACGTCCGGCGGGATGTGGAGTTCGTCGGTTGCGTAGGCGCCGAACCGGAGGATGTGGGAGGTCAGGTAGGGCGAGAGCTGGGCCAGATCCTCAGCGGTCACCTGCCACCCTCGGCAACCAGCTGCCGGATGACCTCCATCATGTCGATCGCGGTGTGGAACACGATCAGGTTGCACAGCAGCGAGTTCCATTTGACCGACTTTCCTGCTCGGCCGGGTCGTTCTCGGCGATCACGCCCTGGTTGCCGAACCGGGGTCCAGGCGGAGAACCCGTTGTAGGCCTCGGCCTTGTTGGTGGCCGCGGTCACCCGTGCCCGCAGCCCCGAGTCGGCGAGGAACCGCAGCAGCGCCACGGTCCGCATCACGCGCCCGACCTCCCGGAACGCCTTGTAGATCTGGTTTTGCGCGAGTTCGACGACAATCGGCGCATCAGCGTCACCGAAGACACTTTGCATTGTGAAGAGCCGTCATTAGTCGTCGATCGGCGCGACGACGAGGACTCCGGCGGGCTCGGATACATCTTGGTCAGCGAGCCGGGTCGGCCTACCTAACGGACCGACCGAGGCGATCAACGGTCGCCTCGAACACCTCCACGGCTCTGCCCTTGGCTTACGCAATCTCGCGAAGTACATCGCCAGATCGCTACTCGAGACCGGCGGGTTCAGACCACAGCTACACCCTCGATCGTGAAGAGCCCATTATCGGTGGTTTGTTGACTTAGGGCTGGTCGAGGGGTAAGAGGGCTTCGCGAGGACCACGCGCTTTGGAGACGCGGCGATGACCAAGCGTCGAGCCTGCCCACCCGCACCCGGCCCGCTGGAGGACTACGCCGCCCGATTCGATGCACTGTTTGGCCGGCTGGCCCAGCGCCGCAGCTTCCGCGCCTACCTGCAAGGGCTGCTGCTGCCGCGGGACCGCAACAAGACCCTGACCGCGCTGGCCGGCGC
It includes:
- a CDS encoding DUF6597 domain-containing transcriptional factor, with amino-acid sequence MEYVSRVPRPPLDGLIDDLYYLEGAPPYARLTLPPMPGALLIVNLGAPFRIRAGTDIETAEYADGCVVTVPTRALEFGYPLRTRSVGVHFKPWGLAPFLPMPAAELCDRPVTVEQVWGRPAIAELRDRLATADGPHEMLTLLEEEL
- a CDS encoding Tn3 family transposase, translated to MQSVFGDADAPIVVELAQNQIYKAFREVGRVMRTVALLRFLADSGLRARVTAATNKAEAYNGFSAWTPVRQPGRDRRERPGRAGKSVKWNSLLCNLIVFHTAIDMMEVIRQLVAEGGR